In one Culex quinquefasciatus strain JHB chromosome 2, VPISU_Cqui_1.0_pri_paternal, whole genome shotgun sequence genomic region, the following are encoded:
- the LOC6043458 gene encoding forkhead box protein S1, with protein MLATTAANSDMAPPDGSIQYETKWPSMNLINLPKIKQESFNGLSHLVALPAYEQVKSPGTPQHQQQHQQHLPTVIERVHDNSESDNGDNPNNNNTVVPVSISAAGITIKTDEITVASNLTGDDPRTTNPSSVSPTGSSRNSNAKPPYSYVALIAMAIQNSQMKRATLSEIYGYITSRFPYFEKNKKGWQNSIRHNLSLNECFVKIPREGGGERKGNYWTLDPQYEDMFENGNYKRRRRMKRPYRTGHYSKMFGDSYMANAGNFTHRPVFAQSPYQTYPRYDTGTTWMPTPQLGSYTSCSTRSNYSYSTQLQQPVQPVTINTYGSLSQNLVSGSTPPPCPRRFEPYYTHWDTAILPVVKDEASNQMSVSSTQQSYQKNYLPQP; from the exons AATCTGATAAATCTTCCCAAAATCAAACAGGAGAGCTTCAATGGACTGAGTCACCTAG TTGCCCTGCCAGCGTACGAGCAGGTCAAATCCCCGGGCACACCCCAGCACcaacagcagcaccagcagcatCTGCCGACCGTGATCGAGCGCGTCCACGACAACTCCGAGTCGGACAACGGGGACAAcccgaacaacaacaacaccgtcGTGCCCGTGTCCATTTCGGCCGCCGGAATCACAATCAAAACCGACGAAATCACCGTGGCCAGCAACCTCACGGGGGACGATCCGAGGACCACCAATCCGAg ttccGTCAGTCCCACGGGATCGAGTCGAAACTCGAACGCCAAACCACCCTACAGCTACGTGGCGTTGATAGCCATGGCGATCCAG AACTCCCAAATGAAGCGAGCGACGCTGAGCGAGATCTACGGCTACATTACGTCCCGATTTCCGTACTTTGAGAAGAACAAAAAGGGCTGGCAGAACTCGATCCGTCACAACCTCAGTCTGAACGAGTGCTTCGTGAAGATCCCGCGGGAGGGCGGTGGCGAGCGCAAGGGCAACTACTGGACGCTGGACCCCCAGTACGAGGACATGTTCGAGAACGGAAACTACAAGCGGAGAAGGCGCATGAAGCGACCCTACCGGACAGGCCACTACTCCAAGATGTTCGGCGACTCGTACATGGCCAACGCCGGCAACTTTACGCACCGGCCGGTTTTCGCGCAGAGTCCATACCAGACGTACCCGCGGTACGACACCGG AACAACGTGGATGCCAACGCCACAGCTCGGCTCGTACACCTCGTGCTCCACGCGGTCCAACTACTCATACTCAACGCAG CTGCAGCAGCCTGTGCAACCTGTGACCATCAACACCTACGGATCGTTATCGCAAAACTTAG TTTCCGGCAGTACACCACCCCCCTGTCCACGGAGATTCGAGCCGTATTACACACACTGGGACACTGCTA TTCTGCCCGTGGTGAAGGATGAAGCCTCAAATCAGATGAGTGTAAGCTCCACGCAGCAGTCCTACCAGAAGAACTACCTGCCGCAACCGTAA